AGAAATTTTTTTAAGTTATATATTAAGAAAACCTAGAAGTTGGATTATATGTTTTGAAAATTATATTTTAAATGATAAAAAATTATATTTATTAAACAAATTAGTAGAAAAAAGATTTTATTTTGAACCATGTTCCTATTTAATTCAAAAAAAAGAATTTTGGTCTTTAAATTTTTATGTTACTTCTAAAACAATCATTCCAAGACCTGATAGTGAAATTTTGGTAGAAAGATCTTTAAAATTAATAAAAAATTCTTCTTTAAATATTTTAGATTTAGGAACTGGTTGTGGAAATATTGCTATTTCTATAGCTTTTTCTAAACCTAAATGTCATTTAACTGGAATAGATTATTCATATGAAATTATTAAGATAGCTTTATATAATTCTATTAATTTAAAGATAAAAAATATAAATTTTTTTTGCAGTAATTGGTTTTCTTTTATACATAAAAAAAAATATGATATGATTGTTAGTAATCCTCCTTATATCAGTTTTAAAGATTTTATATATCTAAAAAAAGATATTTTTTTTGAACCATTTTTTGGATTAGTTTCAAAAAAAAATGGATTATCTGATATAATTCTAATTATAAAATATTCTAAAAATTATTTAAATAATGAAGGTTGGTTATTAATAGAACATGGATGGAATCAGATAAAAAACGTTCAGAAATTATTTAAAAAATATAAATATAATAATATTAAAACATATAAAGATTATAATGGTATAAATAGAGTAACTATTGGTCAAAATTTAAACTTTTAATTATATTTGAAAATATTTTTTAAAATTTTAAAAATAAATTAAAAAACATTTTATAAAATTAATTTGTAATTTTATTTTGGTAAAAATATGAAATTTTTTTCTAACATTGATTATTCTAAAATAACTATTTTAGAAGTTTTTTTATTATCCTTAGAAAGAATTAAAGTTAATTTTTCTAGAGATTATTTTATTCTTGATTTAAAAAATAAATTAGTTGAAGCTAAAAAATATATTAATAATGAAAAAGATCAAAAAAACAAGTTAAAAAAATTATTAAAATTGTTTTATTTGAATTGGAATTTTAGAGAAATTACTGGAAGATATAATTTATCCGATGTATTATGGTTAGACAAAGTTTTAAAAACTCGAAAAGGCACAGCTATTTCTTTAGGAATAATTTTATTATATTTTTCAAAAAAATTAAAGATAAATTTAAATCCTGTTTTGTTTCCAACTCAATTTATTTTGAGGTTTGAAGAGTATAGTTATAGAAAAGTATTATTAATTAATCCCTTAAATGGAAATTTTTTAGATAATCATATATTAAAACTTTGGTTAAAAGGAAATTTAAATTTTTCTATAAAAAATTATTTAAAATATATAGAAAAATCTAAATCAAATATTATACTTAAAAAAATTTTAAATATTTTAAAATCTTCATTATTAGAAGAAAAAAAAATAGAATTAGCTTTAAAAGTTAGTCAAATATTGTTAGAGATAGAACCTAATAATCCTTATGAAATTCGAGATAGAGGATTAATTTATTCTCAATTAGAATGTTATTCTGTTGCAAGAAATGATTTACTTTATTTTCTTGAAAAATGCCCAAATGATCCAATTAATGATATTATTAGATTAAAAATTGAATCTATAAAAAATGAAGAGTTTACTTTAAATTGATTTTTTATATGTTATATTTTTATAAATTTTATTTAAAATTTTTTTTTTAAAATTAAATCAAAATATTATTATTTATTAAAACTTATTGGTATATATTTATGAAAAAAGAACTCATTTTAGTTTTAAACTGTGGAAGTTCTTCTTTAAAGTTTTCTATATTAAATCCTATATCTCATAAAAAATATTTTTTTGGAGTTGTAGAATGTTTATTTTTAAAAAAAACTAGAGTTAAAATTAATGTTTTAAAAAAAATTTATAAAAAAATTTTACCAGATTTTTCAGATCATTCTTTTGCTCTTAGTTTTATTTTAAATTTTATAAAAAAAAAATTTTTTAATTATTATAAAAAAATTAATGGAATTGGTCATAGAGTAGTTCATGGAGGAATAAATATTAAAAAATCTTCTATTATAAATAAAAAAATTATTTTTGAAATTAAAAGATCTTCAATTTTTGCTCCTTTACATAATCCTTCTAATTTAATTGGAATAAAAATATCAAAGAAATTTTTTCCTCATTTATCTAAAAAAAATGTAGCTGTTTTTGACACATCATTTCATTCATCTTTACCTAAAGTATCTTATTTATATTCTATACCTTATAAATTTTATAAAAAACATAATATTAGACGTTATGGCGCGCATGGAATTAGTCACAATTATGTTATGCAAAAATCTTCAAAAATTTTAAATAAGTCAGAGAAATCATTAAATATTATTAGTTGTCATTTAGGAAATGGATCATCTATTACAGCTATTAAAAATGGTCGATCTATTGATACATCTATGGGATTAACTCCTTTAGAAGGATTGATTATGGGAACTAGAAGTGGTGATTTAGATCCAGCTATAATTTTTTTTATGTATAAGAAATTAGGATTAAGTTTAGAGAAAATTGAAGAAATTTTAACAAAAAAATCTGGTTTATTAGGAATTAGTGAAAAAAGTAGTGATTGTCGTTATTCTGAAAAAAATTTTAAAAAAAGTGAACAATCGAAATTAGCGATAGAAATGTTTTGTTATAGATTATCAAAATATATTGGTGCATATAGTATTTTATTAGAAAATAGGTTAGATGCATTAATTTTTACTGGAGGAATTGGAGAGAACTCTCAATTAATTCGAAAAAAAGTTGTTTCAAAATTAAGTTTGCTTGGTTTTTATTTAGATCAGAAATTAAATATTTCTGTAAATAAAAATAATTATTTTATTAACAAAAAAAAATCTCGATCAATTCTTGTAATACCTACAAATGAAGAATTATTTATTGCTTTAGAAACTCAAAAATTAATTAAATTAATAAAAGAATAAAAACTTATTTATATTTGTTTTAAAAATTTTTTAAGGATTTTTATGACTCGAAAAATAATTTTAATTCCAATAGGGAAAAACAAAAATTTAACATCTGTTGTATTAAGTTTATCTAATCTATTTAAAAAAAAAAATAAAGAATTTAGTTTTTGGAGTCCTTTTATAGATAAATCTCACATTAATAGTTTTAAAAAAAATTCTATTTTTTATCTTAAAAAAAGTAATAAATCTATAAATTTTATTAAATCAGTTTTTTTAAAAGATTTTTCTATTTTATTTAAAAAAAAAAATTATTCTATATATTTAGAAAAATTACTTGATATATATTATAATTGTAATAATAAAAAAACTATTTTAATAGAAGGTATTCAAAGTTTTAATTATGATTCAAAATTTTTTTTTAATCAGTTAAATTTAGATATAGCAAGAATTTTAAATGCAGAAATAATTTTTGTTATAACTTCAAAAAACAATTTTTTTAAAGATTTAAATTATAAATTTTATATAATAAAAAATTTTTTTATAAAAAACAATTTTTTAAAAATTTTAGGAGTGATTTTTAATTCAGATGATAATAAATTTTTAAATAATATAAATAATGTTAAAGAATTAAATTTTAATAATGTAAATAAAATAAATAATTTTTTTAAAAAAAATATTTTTTCTTATAAAAAAATTCCAATTTTAGGAGTCGTTCCTTCTTTTAAAATTAATTTTTCTATTGATAGAAAAATTTTTATGGATTTTTTATGTGCTAAGAGTTTATTTGAATCAAATTTAAATTTAATAAATATAAATTTAATAATTTTATTTTCTAAAAATTTTACTAAAATTTCAGATTTTTTGAATAAAAATGTTTTATTAATTGTTAGTTTAAAAGATTTATCTTATCTAAAGAAAATTTTTTTAATGAAAAAAAAATATGAATTTTCTTTATTATTTGTAGGAAAAAATAAATCTTGTTTTTTAAAACATAAAATTTATAAAAAAATAAAGAAAATTGGTCTATCAACATTTTTTACAAGTATTAATTTATCTTTATTAATATATTCTTTAAATATTATTCATAATTTAAACAAAAAAATATGTTTAAATAAAAATTTAGTTAAAAAATTTTGTTTTTCTGTTTATTCAACACAAATTAATTCACTTTTTTCAAAAAAATCAAATAGAAATAAAATTTTTTCTTCATATAATTTTTTATATAAACTAAAAAAAATAGCAAAAAGTTTTACTAAAACAATTATATTTCCGGAAGGAGAAAATAAAAAAATTATTAAAGCAGTAGATTTATGTTATAAATTTAATATTTGTAAATGTATTCTTGTAGGAAATCCTAATAAGATTTATGAAAATTTTTTATCTTTAGGATTATCTTTTCCAAAAAAAATTAAAATTTATGATCCAAAAAAAATTAGTAAAGAATACATCACAATTTTAAAAGACATTTATAGTACTTTAACTATACATGAATGTAAAAAAATTCTTAAAAAAAATACTATTGTTTTATCAATGTTAATTTTAATAACTAATAAAAAATGTCATGGATTAGTTGCAGGAATTGTTAATACTACAGCAAATGTTATACGTCCTGCATTAAAAATAGTTAAAATGAATAGTAATGTACGTTTAATTTCTTCAATATTTTTTATGTTATTTCCAGAAAAAGTTTTAATATATGGAGATTGTGCAATTAATCCTAATCCTAGTGCGTTAGATTTAGCTGAAATTGCTATACAATCTTCTGAATCTGCAAAAATTTTTGGAATATTACCTAAGATAGCAATGCTTTCATATTCTACAAATGATTCTGGATCTGGACCAATGGTTGATAAAGTAAAAATTGCAACTGAACTAGTTCGTAAAA
The sequence above is a segment of the Buchnera aphidicola (Periphyllus acericola) genome. Coding sequences within it:
- a CDS encoding acetate kinase; protein product: MKKELILVLNCGSSSLKFSILNPISHKKYFFGVVECLFLKKTRVKINVLKKIYKKILPDFSDHSFALSFILNFIKKKFFNYYKKINGIGHRVVHGGINIKKSSIINKKIIFEIKRSSIFAPLHNPSNLIGIKISKKFFPHLSKKNVAVFDTSFHSSLPKVSYLYSIPYKFYKKHNIRRYGAHGISHNYVMQKSSKILNKSEKSLNIISCHLGNGSSITAIKNGRSIDTSMGLTPLEGLIMGTRSGDLDPAIIFFMYKKLGLSLEKIEEILTKKSGLLGISEKSSDCRYSEKNFKKSEQSKLAIEMFCYRLSKYIGAYSILLENRLDALIFTGGIGENSQLIRKKVVSKLSLLGFYLDQKLNISVNKNNYFINKKKSRSILVIPTNEELFIALETQKLIKLIKE
- a CDS encoding tetratricopeptide repeat protein — encoded protein: MKFFSNIDYSKITILEVFLLSLERIKVNFSRDYFILDLKNKLVEAKKYINNEKDQKNKLKKLLKLFYLNWNFREITGRYNLSDVLWLDKVLKTRKGTAISLGIILLYFSKKLKINLNPVLFPTQFILRFEEYSYRKVLLINPLNGNFLDNHILKLWLKGNLNFSIKNYLKYIEKSKSNIILKKILNILKSSLLEEKKIELALKVSQILLEIEPNNPYEIRDRGLIYSQLECYSVARNDLLYFLEKCPNDPINDIIRLKIESIKNEEFTLN
- the pta gene encoding phosphate acetyltransferase, which translates into the protein MTRKIILIPIGKNKNLTSVVLSLSNLFKKKNKEFSFWSPFIDKSHINSFKKNSIFYLKKSNKSINFIKSVFLKDFSILFKKKNYSIYLEKLLDIYYNCNNKKTILIEGIQSFNYDSKFFFNQLNLDIARILNAEIIFVITSKNNFFKDLNYKFYIIKNFFIKNNFLKILGVIFNSDDNKFLNNINNVKELNFNNVNKINNFFKKNIFSYKKIPILGVVPSFKINFSIDRKIFMDFLCAKSLFESNLNLININLIILFSKNFTKISDFLNKNVLLIVSLKDLSYLKKIFLMKKKYEFSLLFVGKNKSCFLKHKIYKKIKKIGLSTFFTSINLSLLIYSLNIIHNLNKKICLNKNLVKKFCFSVYSTQINSLFSKKSNRNKIFSSYNFLYKLKKIAKSFTKTIIFPEGENKKIIKAVDLCYKFNICKCILVGNPNKIYENFLSLGLSFPKKIKIYDPKKISKEYITILKDIYSTLTIHECKKILKKNTIVLSMLILITNKKCHGLVAGIVNTTANVIRPALKIVKMNSNVRLISSIFFMLFPEKVLIYGDCAINPNPSALDLAEIAIQSSESAKIFGILPKIAMLSYSTNDSGSGPMVDKVKIATELVRKKRPDLIIEGPIQYDAATDKNISKIKFLKSKILGDANIFIFPDLNSGNISYKAVQRNCSIFSIGPMIQGLKKPVNDLSRGASVEDILYTIALTVLQSSNK
- the prmC gene encoding peptide chain release factor N(5)-glutamine methyltransferase; its protein translation is MKIKEWKKKSLKILKNIKNSILDIEIFLSYILRKPRSWIICFENYILNDKKLYLLNKLVEKRFYFEPCSYLIQKKEFWSLNFYVTSKTIIPRPDSEILVERSLKLIKNSSLNILDLGTGCGNIAISIAFSKPKCHLTGIDYSYEIIKIALYNSINLKIKNINFFCSNWFSFIHKKKYDMIVSNPPYISFKDFIYLKKDIFFEPFFGLVSKKNGLSDIILIIKYSKNYLNNEGWLLIEHGWNQIKNVQKLFKKYKYNNIKTYKDYNGINRVTIGQNLNF